GCTGAACAAGCAGCTCACCGACCTCGGCTTGCTCAAAACCGCTATCGATGTGAGCAAGGTGTTTACGACGGATTTTCTGCCCAAAAAGTAATCGGCCAAACGGACGGGGAGCGATGGGAAGATGTACGATCTTGTATTCAGAAACGCCAGGCTGCACGGGGCCCCCGGCCTGCCTGCCGCCGATATCGCCGTCAGTGGCGGCACGATTGTCGCGGTAGGCTCCGTCCCGGAGGGTGCCGGCTTGCGCGAGATCGACGCGTCCGGACTTATGGCGCTGCCGCCGTTCGTCGAATCCCATATCCATCTGGATACGGTGCTTACGGCGGGCGACCCTTCCCCGAATGCGAGCGGCACGCTGTTCGAAGGCATTCGGCTGTGGCAGCAGCGGAAGCGCAGGCTGACCCGCGAGGATGTGCTGCAGCGGGCCGAAAAGGTGATCCGCCGCCTGGCGGCCGGCGGGGTGCTGCACATCCGCTCGCAGGCGGATATTTCCGACCCTCAGCTCACGGCGCTGCGGGCGCTGCTTGAGCTGCGGGAGCGGGTGAAGCCGCAAGTGAACCTGCAGGTAATCGCGTTCCCGCAGGACGGCATCGTCAGCTGCCCGGACAACCGGCACCGCCTGGAGGAAGCGCTGCGGCTCGGCGCCGACGGGATCGGCGCGATCCCGCACTGCGAGCATACGCGGGAGGACGGCATCGCCTCGCTGCGGTTTGCTTTTGAGCTTGCGGAGAAGTACGGCAGCTTTATCCATGTTTTTTGCGACGAGCTGGACGACCCGCACTCGCGGTACTTGGAGGCCGTTGCGGCAATGGCGCTGGCCTCCGGCCTGCGGGAACGGGTGACGGCCGCCCACGCGAGCGCGACGGGCTACTATGGCGAGGCTTATTTTCAGAAGCTGCTTGGACAGCTCTCCGCCTCCGGCATTCACATCGTCTGCTGTCCGCTGATAGGCAGCGCGATGCAGGGGCGCTTCGACGGCTATCCGAAAGGCCGCGGCATCGCACGGATCAAAGAGCTGTGGCAGGCGGGCGTGAACGTCAGCGTCGCGCACGACGACATCCGCACGCCGTTTTACCCGCTCGGCAGCGGCAGCATGCTCCAGGCCGCGCACATGGCCGTGCACCTCGCGCACATGACGGGCGCGGAGGAGCTCGAGGAGGCGGTGCGGATGGTAACGGTGCGGGCCGCGAAGGTGCTGCAAATCGAATCCCGCTACGGACTCGAAACGGGCAAGCCGGCCAGCTTCGTTTTGCTGCCGGCCGCCGACACCGCCGAGCTGCTCAGCGTGCAGCCGCCGTGCCGGTTTGTCGTCAGCGGCGGTACGGTTTTGGCGGAGACGAGCCGGCCCGAGACGGTGTGGCGGGAAGATTTTCTCGGGTAAGACGGGGCGATTGCTCCGGTAAGTATGGAATTATGGCCGGGCCCGGTGGTCCGGCCCTTTTCTTGTGCGGCCAGACCGCCCGTACGTTGCCGTGGTTAAGGGGTCGAGATGACCTTGTCAGGCGCTTTTGCACACTCTTCGTCATCAATCGGTAAGGCACGTAATATGAATAATCATATAAGGTTGGGGAGGCGGAAATGATTGATTTTATCAAGGAGAAAATATTCGCATTCAAGCGGAGCCGGTTCGTCCATTTAAGGGACATCAAAAAAGAACTTAAGAAGAAAAGCGAACATGCAATTTCCGATCAGATACATCCTTCCTCGCTGGCCCTGAAAGACCGCAAACTCGTTGAACAAATTCAAGAAACAACGCATCGGCTGAACTTGAACAATGTGACAAGAACAAGTGCGTATTTGAGCTTCTATCTCCGCCATCCGGAAATTCATTGGGCCTTGCTCGGGCATATGGTATCCAGAAACGGCGGCTGGAATATGACGGATTTAAAGGGCGATTTGATTTCCCGATTATTGTCCGATCAGGATCAAAAGGAATTTTTTCATTTTTTGGAGCGCGGCAACTGGTTGATTTTTCAGGATGTATATCCGCAATTTATGCTGTATGAAGAAAGTTTAAAAAGAAAGACGAGCCTTTTCTATCTTCTGCCTTATTTTCATGTTTCCACGTTTATGGAGACGATATGGAATCATTTCTGGAAGGTTGGAAACCGCTATCTTCTGGCCGTTGCCCTTATCATTAACGAACAGAGCTACCTGGAGCAAAGAGTGATTCAGAATCCTTATTACCAAAAAAACGTGCTGCAAACCATCGAATTTAAACTTCAGGATGTTTTAAGCCTTAATCAAATCATATTCCCCCACTACCGGCATATGGAAGCAACTTCTCCACAAGCTACCGACATTATAGGACAAACGCTTCGTCATTTCGCCTCGATTCAGGATCGCATCGAACTCGGGAAACGTTTATATTCCATTATGTTCAAAGACCCGGATACATTACGGCGGATTGTGAGCTGGGCCTCGGATCACCCTCATACGGGTTCCCGCAAAGATTACTGGCCGCATCTGTTTAACGATGTGAACGAATCGTTGCCGGGCGCGCCTTATCAGCGGCGAACGGATCATTGCCGTTTAAGAGAAACCGCGGCACGCATCTTCAGCCCGTCTTTACGTTATGCATGGGGCCACGTGCAGCACGAGCAAGCCGAGAGAGGCGATTGGTTTAAGGATTGGAAAATCATCCGCTATTTCGTGGAAAACAATGAACAAGTAAATGGAGAGATTCATCATGCCTACTGCGAAACATTGGAGAAAGTCGAACTTGCGGTCATGGCCAAAACATCCATTTTTAGCTGATAAACCGGCAGCAAAAGCTCATCCGATAAAGGGATATGTCTCAACAATGATATTTGCCTCCTGGGTGGGAACATATTTGGATCTCCTGCTGGTGGAAAAACAATTTTACAGCTTTCCGTTCAGACTTTTCCCGGATCTTTTTAAATTTAACGTTTTATTTACTTTATTCATACTTCCTCTCGGTACGTTTCTCTTTCTTTATGCCGTAGAAAACTTGCGTCCCTTACAACGATTCTGCCTTATGCTTTTTATTTCCTTGGCAATGGCTGTAGTGGAACAGTTATCCGAACAAATGGGATGGTTCGCTCACGGAGCAAAATGGAGTCATTTTTATTCTTTTTTGGGCTATACGATCTTTATGTGGATGATATTGAAATACCACCGGTGGATGAACAAGTAAGCGGACATTCCAATCGGACCGGTACCAAAGGAAATAAATAAACGGGGACGTCTCCGCCATAGGGGACGTCCTTTCATGTTTGGTTTATTCCCCCCATCTCCTAAAAAAAACACGACTGCATCTAAAAAGACTCCATAGTACGCAGGCGCAGATTCCCCTAGTATAAAAGACAGGACATTTGACAGCGCTTACATGTATAGGGCTTGATTCCGGTGACAGAAAGATAGAACGGGAAGCGAATTATTGCAATCGCTTTCGTACTATAAAAACTTTGACACAAGGAATGAGGGGTACTATGAAAAAGTGGATGGCTTGTACAATCGCCGCTGCGCTCGCCGTAGGGGCGGCAGGCTGCGGCTCGGGGGACGGAGGCAAATCCGCAGAAGCGCCGAAAGCGGGAAGCGATGCACCGAATACGCAGCAGGGTCCCACGAAATTCAGCATCTCCATGCGCACGCTCAACTTCGATTATGTGGAAAAAGCCGCCAATTTGAACGACGACAAATGGGTCAAAGAGCTGGAGAAGAAGACGAACACGGACCTCGATATCCGTCTTGTTCCCCATGCCGATTTTGAGAAAAAAATGGTGCAAATGTTCGCGACCGGCGACATTCCCGATGTGGTGCAGGCCGGTGCGGGCACAAGCGGCAAGGAGCTGGCCGGCTCGGTGCAGGCGGGGATTTTTCTCGAGCTTAACGATCTGCTGAAGCAGTATGCGCCGAATTTGCTCAAGGCGATCCCGCAGGCGGCTTGGGATGAGGTGACGCTGAACGGCAAAATCTACGCGATCCCGGAGTTTATCTCGCAGCCTTCCCGCCGGGCGACATGGGTGCGCGAGGATTTAATGAAAAAGGCCGGCATCACGAAGGATCCGAAAACGGTCGATGAATATCTCGATATGCTGCGCGCGTTCAAAAAGATCGGCGTCGAGCATCCGTTTATGGGGCGCCAGGACTTCAAATACGCGGATATTTTCTTCGGCGCTTATGACGTTTATCCTTACCTCAGCCAGTTTGAAGTGGTGGACGGCAAGGTACAGCCGAAGTTTTTCGACAGCGAAAATATGCAGAAGGCGCTGCAAACGTACAAAACGATGTTTGACGAGGGCCTTATCAACAAGGAGTTTGCGACGATCAACCCGACCAACTTCAAGAACATCATTTTGTCGGGAAAAGCCGGCATGTGGGAGATGAACGCTCAGGAGCTGCTGCAGTGGGAAACCCAGCTTAAGCAATCGGTGCCTGACGCGAAAATCAAAATTATCCCGTCCCCGGTCGGACCCGACGGCAAAGGCGGCGGTTACTTGTATTCGTCCGGAGCGCGGGCATATTTCATCAACTCGAAGATCGACAAAAGCAAAATTCCGGGCATTTTGAAGTTTTTCGATTGGCAGGTGACGGAGGAAGCCGACAAGTGGTTCGATCTGACCTTGCCGATCGAGCCGAAAACCGACGCCGAAGTGTCGGAGCAGCGTTATTTGAGCGGGTTCCTGCATATGGTGAAAGACGACGCGTACCGCAAGCAAATTTTGAATGCGACCGAGCCGGGCAAAGAGCTGGTGAAGACGTTCGAAACGATTTTGCCGAATGAGGGCCGCGGGGGCATCGAATTCGATCCGGTGCTGGCGGCAATGCAGAAAAATACGGACATCGCTCCCTTGTCGGATACCGCGCCGCCTGTGCTGATCGCGCATATGGTCAAGATGGTGTACGGCAAGGAGCCGATTTCCGATTGGCCGAGGGCGATCGAAGAGTGGAAATCGAAGGGCGGAAACGACGTGCTGAAGGAAGCGAACGAACGTTTCCAAAGCAAAAGCGGCTACAAGCTGAGAGGTCCCGAAGCGCAAAAATGGAAATAAGCGGCTGACTGAAGCCCGTTCTATGAAACAATCGCCTTCCCGCGAGCTGCGGGGAGGCGGTTTGTTCTAGGCGGCGAAATAC
The window above is part of the Paenibacillus hamazuiensis genome. Proteins encoded here:
- a CDS encoding amidohydrolase family protein, which translates into the protein MYDLVFRNARLHGAPGLPAADIAVSGGTIVAVGSVPEGAGLREIDASGLMALPPFVESHIHLDTVLTAGDPSPNASGTLFEGIRLWQQRKRRLTREDVLQRAEKVIRRLAAGGVLHIRSQADISDPQLTALRALLELRERVKPQVNLQVIAFPQDGIVSCPDNRHRLEEALRLGADGIGAIPHCEHTREDGIASLRFAFELAEKYGSFIHVFCDELDDPHSRYLEAVAAMALASGLRERVTAAHASATGYYGEAYFQKLLGQLSASGIHIVCCPLIGSAMQGRFDGYPKGRGIARIKELWQAGVNVSVAHDDIRTPFYPLGSGSMLQAAHMAVHLAHMTGAEELEEAVRMVTVRAAKVLQIESRYGLETGKPASFVLLPAADTAELLSVQPPCRFVVSGGTVLAETSRPETVWREDFLG
- a CDS encoding DUF2515 domain-containing protein, with the translated sequence MIDFIKEKIFAFKRSRFVHLRDIKKELKKKSEHAISDQIHPSSLALKDRKLVEQIQETTHRLNLNNVTRTSAYLSFYLRHPEIHWALLGHMVSRNGGWNMTDLKGDLISRLLSDQDQKEFFHFLERGNWLIFQDVYPQFMLYEESLKRKTSLFYLLPYFHVSTFMETIWNHFWKVGNRYLLAVALIINEQSYLEQRVIQNPYYQKNVLQTIEFKLQDVLSLNQIIFPHYRHMEATSPQATDIIGQTLRHFASIQDRIELGKRLYSIMFKDPDTLRRIVSWASDHPHTGSRKDYWPHLFNDVNESLPGAPYQRRTDHCRLRETAARIFSPSLRYAWGHVQHEQAERGDWFKDWKIIRYFVENNEQVNGEIHHAYCETLEKVELAVMAKTSIFS
- a CDS encoding CBO0543 family protein, translated to MRSWPKHPFLADKPAAKAHPIKGYVSTMIFASWVGTYLDLLLVEKQFYSFPFRLFPDLFKFNVLFTLFILPLGTFLFLYAVENLRPLQRFCLMLFISLAMAVVEQLSEQMGWFAHGAKWSHFYSFLGYTIFMWMILKYHRWMNK
- a CDS encoding extracellular solute-binding protein, which produces MKKWMACTIAAALAVGAAGCGSGDGGKSAEAPKAGSDAPNTQQGPTKFSISMRTLNFDYVEKAANLNDDKWVKELEKKTNTDLDIRLVPHADFEKKMVQMFATGDIPDVVQAGAGTSGKELAGSVQAGIFLELNDLLKQYAPNLLKAIPQAAWDEVTLNGKIYAIPEFISQPSRRATWVREDLMKKAGITKDPKTVDEYLDMLRAFKKIGVEHPFMGRQDFKYADIFFGAYDVYPYLSQFEVVDGKVQPKFFDSENMQKALQTYKTMFDEGLINKEFATINPTNFKNIILSGKAGMWEMNAQELLQWETQLKQSVPDAKIKIIPSPVGPDGKGGGYLYSSGARAYFINSKIDKSKIPGILKFFDWQVTEEADKWFDLTLPIEPKTDAEVSEQRYLSGFLHMVKDDAYRKQILNATEPGKELVKTFETILPNEGRGGIEFDPVLAAMQKNTDIAPLSDTAPPVLIAHMVKMVYGKEPISDWPRAIEEWKSKGGNDVLKEANERFQSKSGYKLRGPEAQKWK